One region of Culex pipiens pallens isolate TS chromosome 2, TS_CPP_V2, whole genome shotgun sequence genomic DNA includes:
- the LOC120424904 gene encoding uncharacterized protein LOC120424904 isoform X2: MAHSGGTPSVMDNSTYYGQDELDASDDSGADQVLKPGLPLREQDRFLPIANITKIMKKGIPANGKIAKDARECVQECVSEFISFITSEASERCHLEKRKTINGEDILCAMYTLGFDNYVDPLKEYLTKYRESIKAERSSPEQTPEHQEQYEVINQDFSCES; encoded by the exons ATGGCACACAGTGGGGGAACCCCGTCCGTAATGGACAACAGCACGTACTACGGCCAGGACGAGCTAG ATGCCTCCGACGATTCCGGCGCGGACCAGGTGCTGAAGCCGGGTTTGCCACTGCGCGAGCAGGACCGCTTCCTGCCGATCGCCAACATTACCAAAATCATGAAGAAGGGCATTCCGGCGAACGGGAAGATCGCAAAAGATGCGCGCGAGTGCGTTCAGGAGTGCGTGTCGGAGTTTATTTCGTTCATCACGTCCGAGGCCAGCGAGCGGTGCCATTTGGAGAAGCGCAAGACCATCAACGGGGAGGACATTCTGTGTGCCATGTACACGCTGGGCTTTGACAATTACGTCGATCCGCTGAAGGAGTATTTAACGAAGTACCGAGAG AGCATAAAAGCGGAACGATCAAGCCCGGAACAAACGCCGGAGCACCAGGAGCAGTACGAAGTTATCAATCAGGACTTTAGCTGTGAGTCGTGA
- the LOC120424904 gene encoding uncharacterized protein LOC120424904 isoform X1 yields the protein MAHSGGTPSVMDNSTYYGQDELDASDDSGADQVLKPGLPLREQDRFLPIANITKIMKKGIPANGKIAKDARECVQECVSEFISFITSEASERCHLEKRKTINGEDILCAMYTLGFDNYVDPLKEYLTKYRESIKAERSSPEQTPEHQEQYEVINQDFSSVQPSNSSATVATADVLYQSSDGTYFLKSNSFQ from the exons ATGGCACACAGTGGGGGAACCCCGTCCGTAATGGACAACAGCACGTACTACGGCCAGGACGAGCTAG ATGCCTCCGACGATTCCGGCGCGGACCAGGTGCTGAAGCCGGGTTTGCCACTGCGCGAGCAGGACCGCTTCCTGCCGATCGCCAACATTACCAAAATCATGAAGAAGGGCATTCCGGCGAACGGGAAGATCGCAAAAGATGCGCGCGAGTGCGTTCAGGAGTGCGTGTCGGAGTTTATTTCGTTCATCACGTCCGAGGCCAGCGAGCGGTGCCATTTGGAGAAGCGCAAGACCATCAACGGGGAGGACATTCTGTGTGCCATGTACACGCTGGGCTTTGACAATTACGTCGATCCGCTGAAGGAGTATTTAACGAAGTACCGAGAG AGCATAAAAGCGGAACGATCAAGCCCGGAACAAACGCCGGAGCACCAGGAGCAGTACGAAGTTATCAATCAGGACTTTAGCT CGGTGCAACCGTCCAACTCTTCCGCCACCGTCGCGACCGCGGACGTGCTCTACCAGAGCTCGGATGGGACGTACTTTTTGAAAAGCAACTCGTTTCAGTAG